One window of Cellulomonas shaoxiangyii genomic DNA carries:
- a CDS encoding type Z 30S ribosomal protein S14 gives MAKTALIHKAAAKPKFAVRAYTRCQRCGRPHSVYRKFGLCRICVREMAHRGELPGVTKSSW, from the coding sequence ATGGCGAAGACCGCCCTCATCCACAAGGCGGCCGCGAAGCCGAAGTTCGCGGTCCGTGCCTACACGCGCTGCCAGCGGTGCGGTCGCCCGCACTCGGTGTACCGCAAGTTCGGCCTGTGCCGGATCTGCGTGCGGGAGATGGCCCACCGCGGCGAGCTCCCCGGCGTGACCAAGAGCAGCTGGTAA
- the rpsH gene encoding 30S ribosomal protein S8, protein MTMTDPIADFLTRLRNANSAHHDTVTIPFSKLKSHIAEILQAEGYISGWTVEDARVGKNLTITLKYGPNRERALAGVKRVSKPGLRVYAKSTNMPKVLGGLGVAILSTSSGLLTDKQAAKKGVGGEVLAYVW, encoded by the coding sequence ATGACCATGACCGACCCGATCGCAGACTTCCTGACGCGTCTGCGCAACGCGAACTCGGCGCACCACGACACGGTGACGATCCCGTTCTCGAAGCTCAAGAGCCACATCGCCGAGATCCTGCAGGCCGAGGGCTACATCTCCGGCTGGACCGTCGAGGACGCGCGCGTGGGTAAGAACCTCACGATCACGCTGAAGTACGGCCCCAACCGTGAGCGTGCGCTCGCCGGCGTCAAGCGCGTGTCCAAGCCGGGCCTGCGCGTCTACGCCAAGTCGACCAACATGCCCAAGGTGCTCGGTGGCCTCGGCGTGGCGATCCTGTCCACGTCGTCCGGCCTCCTGACCGACAAGCAGGCCGCCAAGAAGGGCGTGGGTGGGGAAGTCCTCGCCTACGTCTGGTAA
- the rplF gene encoding 50S ribosomal protein L6: MSRIGRIPVPVPSGVDVTIDGQLVTVQGPKGTLTHTIPAPLAVDRDDAGALVVTRPDDERQSRSLHGLTRTLLANLVTGVTEGYTKKLEIVGTGYRVTAKGQTLEFALGFSHPVTVDPPAGIDFAVETPTKFSVQGIDKQLVGEVAANIRKIRKPEPYKGKGVRYAGENVRRKVGKAGK, encoded by the coding sequence ATGTCCCGAATCGGCAGGATCCCCGTCCCGGTGCCGTCCGGTGTCGACGTGACGATCGACGGCCAGCTCGTGACGGTGCAGGGTCCCAAGGGGACTCTCACGCACACCATCCCGGCCCCGCTCGCGGTGGACCGTGACGACGCCGGCGCCCTCGTGGTGACGCGTCCCGACGACGAGCGCCAGTCGCGCTCGCTGCACGGCCTGACCCGCACGCTGCTGGCCAACCTGGTCACCGGCGTGACGGAGGGCTACACCAAGAAGCTCGAGATCGTCGGCACCGGTTACCGCGTGACCGCGAAGGGCCAGACCCTCGAGTTCGCGCTCGGCTTCAGCCACCCGGTCACGGTCGACCCGCCGGCCGGCATCGACTTCGCCGTCGAGACCCCGACCAAGTTCTCGGTCCAGGGCATCGACAAGCAGCTGGTGGGCGAGGTCGCCGCGAACATCCGCAAGATCCGCAAGCCCGAGCCGTACAAGGGCAAGGGCGTGCGGTACGCGGGCGAGAACGTGCGCCGCAAGGTCGGAAAGGCTGGGAAGTAA
- the rplR gene encoding 50S ribosomal protein L18 yields MAISIKGKGKTIARRRRHLRLRKKVVGSAGRPRLVVTRSARHITAQVVDDGIGQTVASASTLEADLRATDGDKTAKARKVGELVAARAKAAGVESVVFDRGGNKYHGRVAAVADGAREGGLAL; encoded by the coding sequence ATGGCGATCAGCATCAAGGGCAAGGGCAAGACGATCGCCCGCCGCCGCCGCCACCTGCGGCTGCGCAAGAAGGTCGTCGGCAGCGCCGGGCGTCCGCGCCTGGTCGTGACGCGCTCCGCGCGCCACATCACGGCCCAGGTTGTCGACGACGGCATCGGTCAGACCGTGGCCTCGGCCTCGACGCTCGAGGCGGACCTGCGGGCCACCGACGGCGACAAGACCGCGAAGGCGCGCAAGGTCGGCGAGCTCGTCGCCGCACGTGCGAAGGCGGCCGGCGTCGAGTCGGTCGTGTTCGACCGTGGCGGCAACAAGTACCACGGCCGTGTCGCCGCGGTCGCCGACGGCGCCCGTGAGGGTGGTCTGGCCCTGTGA
- the rpsE gene encoding 30S ribosomal protein S5, producing MAAPQRSNTGAGGTGGDRRDGGRRDGGRRGDAAEKSAFVERVVTINRVAKVVKGGRRFSFTALVVVGDGDGTVGVGYGKAKEVPAAIAKGVEEAKKNFFRVPRIQGTIPHPVQGEKAAGVVFLRPASPGTGVIAGGPVRAVLECAGIHDVLSKSLGSSNAINIVHATVEALRSLEEPEAVAARRGLPLDHVAPASLLRAQAAGRAATAAKVGA from the coding sequence ATGGCTGCTCCTCAGCGCAGCAACACCGGTGCCGGTGGCACCGGCGGCGACCGCCGAGACGGCGGCCGTCGTGACGGCGGGCGGCGCGGTGACGCCGCCGAGAAGAGCGCGTTCGTCGAGCGCGTCGTGACGATCAACCGTGTCGCGAAGGTCGTCAAGGGCGGCCGCCGCTTCAGCTTCACCGCGCTCGTCGTGGTGGGCGACGGTGACGGCACGGTCGGCGTCGGCTACGGCAAGGCCAAGGAGGTGCCCGCGGCGATCGCCAAGGGTGTCGAGGAGGCGAAGAAGAACTTCTTCCGCGTCCCCCGCATCCAGGGCACCATCCCGCACCCCGTCCAGGGCGAGAAGGCGGCCGGCGTCGTGTTCCTGCGCCCCGCGTCCCCGGGTACCGGCGTGATCGCCGGCGGCCCGGTGCGTGCGGTGCTCGAGTGCGCCGGCATCCACGACGTGCTCAGCAAGTCGCTCGGGTCGTCCAACGCGATCAACATCGTGCACGCGACGGTCGAGGCCCTGCGCTCCCTGGAGGAGCCCGAGGCCGTCGCCGCTCGTCGTGGGCTGCCCCTCGACCACGTCGCTCCTGCCTCGCTCCTGCGTGCGCAGGCGGCGGGCCGTGCGGCCACGGCTGCGAAGGTGGGTGCGTGA
- the rpmD gene encoding 50S ribosomal protein L30 produces MARLKVTQTRSAIGGKQNQRDTLRTLGLKRIGDVVVKEDRPEIRGMVKTVTHLVAVEEVE; encoded by the coding sequence ATGGCCCGCCTGAAGGTGACCCAGACCCGGTCCGCCATCGGCGGCAAGCAGAACCAGCGCGACACGCTGCGCACCCTGGGCCTGAAGCGGATCGGCGACGTCGTCGTCAAGGAGGACCGCCCCGAGATCCGCGGCATGGTCAAGACGGTGACGCACCTGGTCGCGGTCGAGGAGGTCGAGTGA